The genomic region GGAATCTCGGTGAAGGACATCCTCGCCGAAGGCTCGGCGCGCGCGAATGCGGTCGCGACCCGGAAGATCCAGGAGGTACGGGAAGCTGTCGGCATCTGATCCCCAGGAAGGCATGACGCCATTGTCCGCCCCCCCCGACGAGGCGGTCCCGGTCGATCCGACCCAAATCGCCGTCGAACCCGAAGCCCACCCGAAGCTTCCGGGCGCCGAGGAATGGTCATCGACCGTCGCGGGCATCCCGCTCAAGCTTGAGGTGTTCGAGGGGCCGCTCGACCTGCTGCTGCACCTCGTCCGCAAAGACAAGCTCGACGTCAACGACATCCCCATCTCGCTGATCACCGAGCAGTATCTCGCCTACCTCGACGTGATGAAGTCGCTCAACCTCGACATCGCGAGCGAATTCCTCGTGATGGCGTCCACTCTCATCTATATCAAGTCGCGGTCGCTGCTGCCGCGCCAGGAGGGCGAACTCGAGCCCGAGGACGATCCCGAGATCCTGCAGGCCGAGCTGCAGCGGCGGCTGACCGAATACGAAAAGTTCAAGGAAGCGGCGGCCAGGCTGGGCGGACGTCCGCTGCTGGGACGCGAGGTCTTCGCACGCGACTTCGTCGGCGAGGAGCCGCTCGAGGAAGAGCTGACGATGACCGAGCTGTCGCTGGCCGACCTCATCACGGCGTTCAAGGACGTGCTGGGGCGCATCCCGACCAAGGATGTCCACAAGGTGTTCGTCGACCGGCTCTCGACCGCCGATGCCATCGCTTTCCTGCTCGACCGCCTGAAGGAAGACGGCACCATCCGGTTCGAGCGGCTGCTCGAGGAGTTCACCACGCGCAACGAGATCGTCTCGTTCTTCCTCGCCATTCTCGAGCTGGTGAAGGAGCGCACCGTCAAGGTGTTCCAGGCGAACCCGATGGGTTTCATCACGATCGTGCCCGCAGTGACCGAGGGAGAAGATGACCAAGAATCCGAAACGACCGACCCCGACTGACGCACTTCCCGAGGAGCCGTTCCCGCTCGACGAAGAAAGCGCGTTGGCCGAGCCGATGGCTTCCGACGGCGCAGACGCGGGCGAGGGAGAGGGCGAGGGAGAGGCGGCCGAGTCCGTCGTACTCCTTGCCGAATCCGACCTGGCCGGGCTCGCCGGAGGCGATGCGCCGCGCGAAGAGGCCGACGAGACGCTTCCCGAAGTCGCCGAGGAGGGCAGGGGGGCGGCCGAGCCGATCGATATCGCCCGTTCCGCGGCCATCGTCGAGAGTCTCATGCTGATCAGCGCCCAGCCGCTGTCCTACGATCGGATCGGCAAGATCCTGGGCGGCTTTACGCGCGCCGACGTCCGCGCGGTTGTCGACGCGCTCAAGGCCAGGTATTCGCCCGCAAGCTCGGGAATCGTCGTCGAGGAGATCAACCGGGCCATCCAGTTCCGCACCAACCCGGCCAACCAGGAGTATGTCCGCAAGATGTTCGACGTCAAGCCGGTCCGCTTCTCGCGCGCCGCGCTCGAGACGCTGGCGATCATCGCCTACCGGCAGCCGATCACGCGCCAGGAGATGGAAGAGATCCGCGGCGTCGATTGCGCGGGGGCGCTCAAGACGCTGATGGAGCGGCGGCTCGTTCGCGTGATGGGCAAGAAAAACGTCGCGGGCAAGCCGTTCATTTTCGGAACCACGCGCGAATTCATGGAAGTGTTCGGCCTGGGCACCATGTCCGACCTGCCGTCGCTGCGCGAGATCGAGGACTATCTCTCCAGCAAATCCGAAGAGCCGCAGCTGCCCGAGCTTCCCTTCCCGATGGACGAGAAGCGGGAAGCGGCCGAGCTGGCCGATGCGCTCGATCAGTCGCGCCGCAACGCCGAAACGCTCGACGAGATGCGCGGGGCCTCCGGCGTGGCGGCCGAGGATGTGCTCGAAGAGGCCGCCATGAGCCGGGTCGGCGATCTGGACGACGGCATCGACGAGCTGGCCGAGATCGAGGCGGCCGAATCAGAGGACAGCGAACTGTCAGACGAGACCGACCCGCCGAGGGCGGGCGAAGGGGAGCCGAATGGCGACTGAAGAACGGCTCAACAAATACATCGTCCTGGCGGCGGGGGTATCGCGGCGTGCCGCAGACGAAATGATCCGCGCGGGTCGCGTGACCGTCAACGGCAAGCTGTCGACCGACCCGGGCATGCTTTGGGTCCCGGGGCGCGACGAGGTGCGGCTCGACGGCCGCATGCTGGTCCCGGTCTCCGACGAGAAGATCTATGTCATGCTCCACAAGCCCGACAACGTGATGACCACGATGAAGGACAAGGAGGGGCGGGATACCGTCGCCTCGATGGTCGGCGCGCTCTCGACCCGCATCTTCCCCGTGGGGCGACTCGACTACCACACGACCGGGCTTCTGCTGCTGACCAACGACGGCGACCTGGCGTTCAAGCTGACCCACCCGCGCTTCGGTGTCGAGAAGACGTACATCGCCAAGGTCATGGGGGTGCCCAACAGGGCCAGCCTCAACGTGCTGCGGAAGGGAATGGAGATCGACGGAGAGACGACCAACCCGGCGTACATCACCTTCATCGAGCATCGCGAGGGGAAGGCATGGGTCTCCATCAAGATCGCCGAGGGCCGTTACCACCAGGTGCGCAAGATGTTCGACGCGATCGGCCACCGGGTAATGAAGCTGCGCCGCGTGGCGGTCGGCACGCTCGAGCTGGGCGGCCTCGATACGGGCGAGTGGCGCTACCTGACCGGCAAGGAAGTCCGCGAGCTGCAGGCCTACGTGGAAGAGCGCGCGAAGGAAGCGAAGCTCGCCGGGCCGCCGGTCAAGCGTGCGGCGCATGTCAAGCGGGTCGAGACCATGGGCGAAAAGGCCCGCCTGCTCCAGAAGGCGACGGCCCCCAAGAAGGCGAAGCCCAAGGCCGCCGAGGCAGTCGACGAGGCGCCGGATAAAAAGAAGAAGGCCAAGCCGCGCAAGGCCGCAGGCCCGGTCAAGGGAATGAAGGCCGGCACGTTCGGCAAGCCGAAGCCGTCGTCGCGCAAGCCTGCTAAAGGCGCTCCGCGAAAGGGGAGCGCATCCGGAAGCGCCCGCGGCTGTGCCCGCGGCAGTGCCCGCGGCAGTGCTGCCAAGCCCAGGCGTGGTTCCGGTCCGGCCAAAGGGCCGTCCGCGCCCCGCAAACGGCGCTCATCGAACGACTGAGCCTCAATAGTAGTCCTCGTGGCAGTCGGCGCAGAACGCGCTGAGATCCACGTCGTTCCCGAAGAAGTTGACCTTCCGCACCATCTTGAAATCGGCGCCGACCGGCTTCAGATGGTAGTGGCACGTCGCGCAGGTGATCTTCCCCGCATACAACGGCAGCGTTTTCGGTCCATCGCACACCCGTTGGTTCCAGTTCCCGATTCCCGACGGATGGACAACCTGGCCGATGCCGAGCGCGCACGCCGTATCCGCATGGCACGTCTTGCATGTGGTGTCGATGGAATCC from Candidatus Deferrimicrobiaceae bacterium harbors:
- a CDS encoding pseudouridine synthase, which produces MATEERLNKYIVLAAGVSRRAADEMIRAGRVTVNGKLSTDPGMLWVPGRDEVRLDGRMLVPVSDEKIYVMLHKPDNVMTTMKDKEGRDTVASMVGALSTRIFPVGRLDYHTTGLLLLTNDGDLAFKLTHPRFGVEKTYIAKVMGVPNRASLNVLRKGMEIDGETTNPAYITFIEHREGKAWVSIKIAEGRYHQVRKMFDAIGHRVMKLRRVAVGTLELGGLDTGEWRYLTGKEVRELQAYVEERAKEAKLAGPPVKRAAHVKRVETMGEKARLLQKATAPKKAKPKAAEAVDEAPDKKKKAKPRKAAGPVKGMKAGTFGKPKPSSRKPAKGAPRKGSASGSARGCARGSARGSAAKPRRGSGPAKGPSAPRKRRSSND
- a CDS encoding segregation/condensation protein A, with product MTPLSAPPDEAVPVDPTQIAVEPEAHPKLPGAEEWSSTVAGIPLKLEVFEGPLDLLLHLVRKDKLDVNDIPISLITEQYLAYLDVMKSLNLDIASEFLVMASTLIYIKSRSLLPRQEGELEPEDDPEILQAELQRRLTEYEKFKEAAARLGGRPLLGREVFARDFVGEEPLEEELTMTELSLADLITAFKDVLGRIPTKDVHKVFVDRLSTADAIAFLLDRLKEDGTIRFERLLEEFTTRNEIVSFFLAILELVKERTVKVFQANPMGFITIVPAVTEGEDDQESETTDPD
- the scpB gene encoding SMC-Scp complex subunit ScpB, which translates into the protein MTKNPKRPTPTDALPEEPFPLDEESALAEPMASDGADAGEGEGEGEAAESVVLLAESDLAGLAGGDAPREEADETLPEVAEEGRGAAEPIDIARSAAIVESLMLISAQPLSYDRIGKILGGFTRADVRAVVDALKARYSPASSGIVVEEINRAIQFRTNPANQEYVRKMFDVKPVRFSRAALETLAIIAYRQPITRQEMEEIRGVDCAGALKTLMERRLVRVMGKKNVAGKPFIFGTTREFMEVFGLGTMSDLPSLREIEDYLSSKSEEPQLPELPFPMDEKREAAELADALDQSRRNAETLDEMRGASGVAAEDVLEEAAMSRVGDLDDGIDELAEIEAAESEDSELSDETDPPRAGEGEPNGD